From the genome of Sulfurovum sp. NBC37-1, one region includes:
- a CDS encoding efflux RND transporter permease subunit has product MKFEHFLYRILDSRRNKWIVIGLVLLALMGSVMMIPTKLVLAKMLPGKSANTLTVYIDTATNASIKETRQVAQCVVSELEKEPEITDMEVFLGQGAPLDYAGLVKGSAFKRFQNQAEVVVNLTDKHKRDEPSFMMVHRLRPKIQKVCGSLLPSTSIRFIEMPSGPPTLATVVVELYAKSDRQLRKMAGKVSQILSRTEGLVDVDIMMDDIYKTYMLSPNKEKIIRSALSVDQVNKIIYLAFKGMPVAEKNTKNQQDQIPIFLRLNKDSRMIDGESKRTLKNKLSSLRLMNRKGMMVPVTEVVDIKEVDSSPTIFRKDLKNMAIITAECDMVSQVYPLLDARDKMLKVLKDQYYIEKVPGITTYMFDLKAKDKLTGEEILIRWDGEMKVSLDTFRDLGGAFIAALILMFLLMVVYYKSFALSGIVLAGSFLSIIGVIVGHWVTDKISLAITDTHFFLTATSLIGFISLMGISARGSLLLIDFSKSLMQEGHEKKRAIAIATATRAKPILMTAVAIILGSLLLSTDPIFGGLGIALIFGSIAATLVALFFIPVLMDNAKAMDPHAGNKCGEGEEFDEDEHLCVLTDNLRTILFPEKHKKDCDKDK; this is encoded by the coding sequence AATGCTGCCGGGTAAAAGTGCCAATACGCTGACGGTCTATATAGATACGGCGACCAATGCGTCCATCAAAGAAACACGGCAGGTGGCCCAGTGTGTTGTCAGTGAACTGGAAAAAGAGCCTGAAATAACCGACATGGAAGTTTTTTTGGGGCAGGGGGCACCACTTGACTATGCTGGCCTGGTTAAAGGAAGTGCATTCAAGCGTTTTCAGAACCAGGCGGAAGTGGTGGTCAACCTGACAGACAAGCACAAACGTGACGAGCCTTCGTTCATGATGGTTCACCGTTTGCGCCCTAAGATACAAAAAGTCTGCGGATCTCTGCTACCTTCAACCAGTATCCGGTTCATCGAAATGCCTTCCGGACCTCCGACGCTGGCTACGGTCGTAGTGGAGCTTTACGCAAAGAGTGATAGACAGCTGCGCAAAATGGCCGGGAAAGTCTCGCAGATACTTTCCCGGACCGAGGGACTGGTAGATGTAGATATTATGATGGATGATATTTACAAGACCTATATGCTTTCTCCCAATAAAGAAAAGATCATACGCAGTGCCCTGAGCGTAGACCAGGTCAACAAGATCATTTACCTTGCATTCAAGGGAATGCCGGTCGCTGAGAAAAATACCAAGAATCAGCAGGATCAGATACCGATCTTTCTGCGCCTGAACAAAGATTCCCGTATGATCGACGGTGAGAGCAAAAGGACGCTGAAGAACAAGCTTTCAAGCCTGCGGCTGATGAACCGGAAAGGAATGATGGTCCCGGTGACTGAAGTAGTGGATATCAAAGAGGTTGACTCCAGTCCTACGATCTTCAGGAAAGACTTGAAAAATATGGCGATCATCACGGCAGAATGCGATATGGTCTCACAGGTCTATCCTCTGCTTGATGCCCGCGACAAAATGCTTAAAGTCCTGAAGGACCAATACTATATAGAAAAAGTACCAGGTATCACCACTTATATGTTCGATCTCAAAGCAAAAGACAAACTGACAGGTGAAGAGATACTGATACGCTGGGATGGAGAGATGAAAGTTTCACTCGATACCTTCAGGGATCTGGGAGGTGCCTTTATTGCGGCATTGATACTGATGTTTCTGCTGATGGTCGTGTATTATAAATCGTTCGCACTCAGCGGGATTGTACTGGCGGGCAGTTTTCTTTCGATCATCGGAGTGATCGTCGGGCACTGGGTGACGGACAAGATCTCTCTGGCTATTACCGATACTCACTTCTTCCTGACCGCGACTTCTCTCATCGGTTTCATTTCGCTTATGGGGATCTCTGCACGCGGTTCACTGCTGCTGATCGATTTCTCCAAATCATTGATGCAGGAAGGTCATGAGAAGAAACGCGCCATTGCCATTGCCACGGCGACCAGAGCCAAACCGATCCTAATGACCGCCGTTGCGATCATACTGGGTTCCCTGCTGCTTTCAACAGACCCGATCTTCGGAGGACTGGGGATCGCGCTTATCTTTGGAAGTATTGCCGCGACACTTGTAGCACTCTTCTTCATTCCTGTATTGATGGACAATGCCAAAGCGATGGACCCTCATGCAGGCAACAAGTGCGGGGAGGGTGAAGAGTTCGATGAAGATGAACATCTCTGTGTACTGACGGACAATCTCAGAACAATCCTCTTTCCCGAAAAGCATAAAAAAGATTGTGACAAGGATAAATAG
- a CDS encoding efflux RND transporter periplasmic adaptor subunit — translation MKKSFLAAFLLVSLPTVTLLANTINITGTIVSDNQKYIGARYMGYVKEVFVNIGDRVKREDDLFKMDSAEFDILKEQANLALEQAEILTDVYRSKLDEIRRNKALLSRNKNSTFNFEDMNENLSITAEHTSSMLKAMKAIVKSASQKAKEVSIISHYLEVKAPSNGIIVQKNLHVGDMVMPGFPVMVLVDLDHPEIEAQVSESDLLKINKGDFVKFTIPSIRYHGRGRIKSIVPSANPMTHTFTIRIKFKKDSEKIYPGMYAKIEIEYDPTVYEQNFASSD, via the coding sequence ATGAAAAAATCTTTTTTAGCCGCTTTTCTCCTTGTTTCTCTTCCTACTGTGACACTTCTTGCCAATACCATCAATATTACCGGTACGATCGTTTCTGATAATCAGAAATACATCGGTGCACGCTATATGGGTTATGTCAAAGAAGTCTTTGTGAACATCGGGGACAGGGTCAAAAGAGAGGACGATCTCTTTAAAATGGACTCGGCTGAGTTTGACATTCTCAAGGAACAGGCGAACCTCGCACTTGAACAGGCAGAGATCCTGACTGATGTCTACCGAAGCAAACTCGATGAAATACGTCGAAACAAAGCCCTGCTTTCAAGGAACAAGAACAGCACATTCAATTTTGAAGATATGAACGAAAATCTTTCGATAACTGCAGAACATACATCATCGATGCTCAAAGCCATGAAAGCGATCGTCAAAAGCGCTTCACAGAAAGCGAAAGAGGTGAGTATCATTTCCCATTACCTGGAGGTCAAGGCCCCAAGCAACGGGATTATCGTCCAGAAAAATCTGCATGTGGGAGATATGGTCATGCCCGGTTTCCCCGTCATGGTCCTGGTCGATCTCGATCATCCTGAAATAGAAGCCCAGGTCTCTGAAAGTGACCTGCTCAAGATAAATAAAGGAGATTTTGTCAAGTTCACTATCCCATCCATCCGATATCATGGAAGAGGACGCATCAAGTCCATCGTACCGAGTGCCAACCCTATGACACATACATTTACCATTCGCATCAAATTCAAGAAAGACAGTGAAAAGATCTATCCCGGTATGTATGCCAAGATAGAGATAGAGTATGACCCCACAGTGTATGAACAGAATTTTGCTTCTTCAGACTAA